The Cognaticolwellia beringensis genome segment TTATGACCAGTTTGATGTGTAGCAAATTCACTTTCTTTTTCTAGTAATAGTATTTTTTTATCGGGGTAGCGTTGCTGTAGTTGCCAAGCTGTTGATACACCAACAATACCACCACCAATGATGATGTAGTCATAGATCATAATAAATTCCTATTCGTTACGGCTTTAGTTTCGCATTTTCATAATATGCGCCACGCTGGCGTAATAATTCACGATAAAGCCCTTTATCAGCGACAAATTTATCACGACCATGAAGCCAAACATGGTTATTCATGACTAACATACTGCCAACAGGAACTCGTACATTGAAAGTGTTTTCCTCAGCTTCCAATGAGTTGCCCATTTCATATAAATACTGTCCTTGTCGCATATTTAAGGGTTCGGCAAATTGATCGATATAAAGCATTTTAGGTCTGCCATTTTGATCTTCTTCGAAAAACACCGGATGTTGCATTTTATAAGTAATATTTTTACTGGCTGGAGGTGCCCATTGAATATCTTCTTTTGCTAAAGGATGATTATAAAATTTTTCTAGATCTTGCCATTCATCTACATGCAATATTAAAGAGTCACCACCTTCCATATTCTCTTCAGCTATTTTTTGCATAATAACCCAGTCGGTGCGCTCTTTTACATAAGTGCCATCGTTGTGTAATTCCATACGACGGTGTGCTTGGCGAAGGTAACTGTCGCTATTATCTTCGTTTTTAACACTAAATCGCGCATAATATTTGCCATACATAGCATCTAAATTAGGCACACC includes the following:
- the glaH gene encoding glutarate dioxygenase GlaH, which produces MNTSVIKIDNAASPYGFSVAPYAGNPRLQVIKLTSATVKEFIEQALPIGVQAIEYKPFLRFHVASILNSLTNNTLGDLLLNTIKNRATGAFLLQCEPVAAEYDELEFNILLSTAISHLIGVPNLDAMYGKYYARFSVKNEDNSDSYLRQAHRRMELHNDGTYVKERTDWVIMQKIAEENMEGGDSLILHVDEWQDLEKFYNHPLAKEDIQWAPPASKNITYKMQHPVFFEEDQNGRPKMLYIDQFAEPLNMRQGQYLYEMGNSLEAEENTFNVRVPVGSMLVMNNHVWLHGRDKFVADKGLYRELLRQRGAYYENAKLKP